From Agrobacterium tumefaciens, a single genomic window includes:
- a CDS encoding ABC transporter permease subunit, protein MIRFILGKLLYLVPTFLGITIVAFAFVRVLPGDPVLLMAGERGITPERHAQLAEQLGFSQPVWQQYLQFLGRLLQGDLGNSLVTKKPVLTEFLSLFPATVELGLVAIIIATAIGVPVGVLAAIRRGSWFDQISMTTALVGFSMPIFWWGLLLIIMFSGILQWTPVSGRISLMYFFPSVTGFMLIDSLISGQKGAFISALSHLILPSVVLATIPLAVIARQTRSAMLEVMGEDYVRTARAKGMSPARVVGIHALRNAMIPVITTIGLQIGVLMAGAILTETIFSWPGIGKWMIDSISRRDYPVVQSGLLLIAGMVMVVNLLVDLTYGLINPRIRHK, encoded by the coding sequence ATGATCCGGTTCATTCTCGGCAAACTTCTCTATCTCGTTCCGACGTTCCTCGGGATTACCATTGTCGCTTTCGCCTTTGTGCGCGTGCTGCCGGGCGATCCCGTGCTGCTGATGGCAGGCGAGCGTGGTATTACGCCCGAACGGCATGCACAGCTTGCCGAACAGCTCGGCTTCAGCCAGCCTGTCTGGCAACAGTACCTTCAGTTTCTAGGGCGTCTCCTGCAGGGCGATCTTGGTAATTCGCTTGTCACGAAGAAACCCGTTCTGACCGAGTTCCTGTCGCTGTTTCCTGCGACGGTCGAGCTTGGCCTCGTCGCCATCATCATCGCAACCGCAATCGGCGTTCCTGTCGGCGTTCTTGCTGCAATCCGTCGCGGTTCCTGGTTCGACCAGATCTCCATGACGACGGCTTTGGTCGGGTTTTCGATGCCGATCTTCTGGTGGGGGCTTCTGCTCATCATCATGTTCTCCGGTATTCTTCAGTGGACGCCGGTGTCAGGACGCATCTCGCTGATGTATTTCTTCCCGTCTGTCACCGGCTTCATGCTGATCGACAGTCTGATTTCCGGGCAGAAAGGCGCCTTTATCTCGGCGTTGTCGCACCTGATCCTGCCATCGGTCGTGCTTGCCACGATCCCGCTTGCGGTCATTGCGCGCCAGACGCGTTCGGCAATGCTGGAAGTGATGGGTGAAGACTACGTCCGCACGGCTCGTGCCAAGGGCATGTCGCCTGCACGCGTCGTCGGCATTCACGCATTACGCAATGCCATGATCCCGGTCATCACCACCATCGGCCTGCAGATTGGCGTGCTGATGGCGGGTGCCATTCTGACCGAAACCATCTTCTCCTGGCCGGGTATCGGCAAGTGGATGATCGATTCCATCTCGCGCCGCGACTATCCGGTGGTGCAGAGCGGCCTGCTTCTGATCGCGGGCATGGTAATGGTCGTCAACCTGCTCGTCGATTTGACCTATGGCCTCATCAATCCAAGGATCCGTCACAAATGA
- a CDS encoding ABC transporter substrate-binding protein yields the protein MKTLTRSLLIASAIAITSAMPAMAKTFVYCSEASPEGFDPAPYTGGGTFDASAHPVFNRLVEFKKGTTEIEPALAEKWEVSADGLEYTFHLRKGVKWHSNDKFTPSRDFNADDVIFSYDRQGNDKNPWHQYIAGITYEYYSSMEMPSLIKEVTKVDDYTVKFVLKHPEAPFLANIAMPFASIVSKEYADTLDKAGTKEDFNNLPIGTGPFKFVAYQKDAVIRYQKNADYWGTAPKIDDLIFAITPDAAVRLQKLKAGECHLMPYPAPADLDAIRADTNLKLDEQSGLNVGYLAYNTTVKPFDDPKVRKALNMAMNKQAIIDAVFQGNGQVAKNPIPPTMWSYNDSVKDDAYDPEASKKLLEEAGVKDLSMKIWAMPVQRPYMPNARRTAELLQSDFAKVGVKVEIVSYEWGEYLKKSMEPGRDGAVILGWTGDNGDPDNFLSVLLSCASAQPGGANRAFWCNKEFSDLLTKAKQTSDVAERTKLYEQAQVVFKDQAPWATLDHSTQYVPMRKNVTGFQMSPLGDFVFDTVDITE from the coding sequence ATGAAAACGCTGACCCGCAGTTTGCTGATCGCTTCTGCGATTGCGATCACTTCCGCCATGCCCGCCATGGCGAAAACCTTCGTTTATTGCTCCGAGGCTTCGCCCGAGGGCTTCGATCCGGCGCCTTACACTGGCGGCGGTACCTTCGATGCGTCGGCGCACCCGGTCTTCAACCGTCTTGTTGAATTCAAGAAGGGCACGACCGAAATCGAGCCTGCACTTGCTGAAAAGTGGGAAGTTTCCGCTGACGGCCTGGAATACACCTTCCACCTGCGCAAGGGCGTGAAGTGGCATTCCAACGACAAGTTCACGCCGAGCCGCGACTTCAACGCTGATGACGTGATCTTCAGCTATGACCGCCAGGGCAACGACAAGAACCCGTGGCATCAGTACATCGCCGGCATCACCTACGAGTATTATTCCTCGATGGAAATGCCGTCGCTGATCAAGGAAGTGACCAAGGTCGACGACTACACCGTCAAGTTCGTCCTGAAGCACCCGGAAGCTCCGTTCCTCGCGAACATCGCCATGCCTTTCGCTTCGATCGTCTCGAAGGAATATGCCGATACGCTCGACAAGGCCGGCACGAAGGAAGACTTCAACAACCTGCCGATCGGTACGGGTCCATTCAAGTTCGTCGCTTACCAGAAGGACGCGGTTATCCGCTACCAGAAGAACGCCGACTACTGGGGCACCGCACCGAAGATCGACGACCTGATCTTCGCAATCACGCCGGACGCTGCTGTTCGTCTTCAGAAGCTTAAGGCTGGCGAATGCCACCTGATGCCTTACCCGGCACCGGCTGACCTCGACGCCATCCGCGCCGATACCAACCTGAAGCTTGACGAGCAGTCCGGCCTTAACGTTGGTTACCTTGCCTACAACACCACGGTTAAGCCGTTCGACGATCCGAAGGTTCGTAAGGCCCTCAACATGGCCATGAACAAGCAGGCGATCATTGACGCCGTGTTCCAGGGCAACGGTCAGGTCGCAAAGAACCCGATCCCGCCGACAATGTGGTCGTACAACGACAGCGTCAAGGATGACGCATACGATCCGGAAGCCTCCAAGAAGCTTCTCGAAGAAGCAGGCGTCAAGGATCTGTCGATGAAGATCTGGGCGATGCCGGTACAGCGTCCTTACATGCCGAACGCCCGTCGTACCGCCGAGCTTCTGCAGTCGGACTTCGCCAAGGTTGGCGTCAAGGTCGAGATCGTTTCCTACGAGTGGGGCGAATACCTGAAGAAGTCGATGGAACCGGGCCGTGACGGCGCCGTCATCCTCGGCTGGACGGGCGACAATGGTGACCCGGACAACTTCCTCAGCGTTCTGCTGTCTTGCGCTTCGGCTCAGCCGGGCGGTGCAAACCGCGCTTTCTGGTGCAACAAGGAGTTCTCCGATCTCCTGACCAAGGCAAAGCAGACGAGCGACGTTGCTGAACGTACGAAGCTCTATGAGCAGGCGCAGGTCGTCTTCAAGGACCAGGCTCCTTGGGCAACCCTCGACCACTCCACTCAGTACGTGCCGATGCGCAAGAACGTAACGGGCTTCCAGATGAGCCCGCTTGGCGACTTCGTTTTCGACACCGTTGACATCACGGAGTAA
- a CDS encoding aminopeptidase P family protein yields MADFIEALKRFQPVAVAPIAEDELRLRVRNLQMQMIQNNVKAVWLDASSSLTYYTGLSLGLSERIHGALVPADGELTYVSPTFEEPKLQTLIRIPGNVAVWEEDESPFDLMADRFQALVCPGSLLAIDPATPFVFASALMQRLEGRVISAQPMIVRQRQIKSAAEIAIIQTAMDASYGVQKAVFENLRAGVSTTEVADFVNAAHIALGLKPLFVAVQFGEATAYPHGVPYAQTLNDGDMVLVDLGGILHGYRSDITRTYVFGQATGRQRFIWNAERDAQAAAFAAAKNGVACSQVDAAARQSLTDAGFGPGYTVPGLPHRTGHGLGLDIHEEPYIVTGNETPLEPGMCFSIEPMLCVYGECGVRLEDIAYMTEAGPRWFCAPETNLDRLFQPDAR; encoded by the coding sequence ATGGCAGACTTTATAGAAGCGCTAAAGCGCTTTCAGCCGGTCGCGGTTGCGCCGATCGCTGAAGACGAATTGAGATTGCGCGTCCGCAATCTGCAAATGCAAATGATCCAGAACAACGTAAAGGCCGTTTGGCTCGATGCTTCGTCATCGTTGACCTATTACACTGGCCTGTCGCTCGGATTGTCTGAACGAATTCATGGTGCTCTGGTGCCGGCTGACGGTGAATTGACCTACGTCAGCCCGACTTTCGAAGAGCCCAAGCTGCAAACGCTGATCCGTATTCCGGGTAACGTTGCCGTATGGGAAGAAGACGAGAGCCCGTTCGACCTGATGGCAGACCGCTTTCAGGCTTTGGTTTGTCCCGGCAGCTTGCTCGCAATCGATCCGGCAACGCCCTTCGTTTTTGCTTCTGCCTTGATGCAGCGCCTGGAAGGGCGTGTGATTTCAGCCCAGCCGATGATCGTCAGGCAGCGGCAGATCAAGTCTGCAGCGGAAATCGCCATCATCCAGACCGCGATGGACGCCAGCTACGGCGTGCAAAAGGCCGTTTTTGAGAACCTGCGCGCCGGTGTTTCAACCACCGAAGTCGCTGACTTCGTTAATGCTGCCCACATCGCGCTTGGCCTCAAGCCGCTTTTCGTTGCTGTTCAGTTTGGTGAGGCGACTGCCTATCCGCACGGTGTTCCTTATGCCCAGACGCTGAATGACGGCGATATGGTTCTGGTCGATCTCGGCGGAATACTGCACGGCTATCGCTCTGATATCACACGCACATATGTCTTCGGTCAGGCCACCGGCCGCCAGCGTTTCATCTGGAACGCCGAACGCGATGCGCAGGCTGCGGCTTTTGCTGCAGCAAAAAATGGTGTTGCCTGTTCGCAGGTGGATGCGGCTGCGCGTCAGTCGCTGACGGATGCGGGCTTTGGCCCCGGTTACACCGTTCCAGGACTGCCCCATCGCACCGGGCACGGACTTGGACTGGATATTCACGAAGAACCATATATCGTTACAGGCAATGAGACGCCGCTTGAACCTGGCATGTGCTTCTCCATTGAGCCGATGCTGTGCGTTTATGGGGAGTGCGGTGTCCGCCTCGAAGATATCGCATATATGACGGAGGCCGGGCCACGGTGGTTCTGCGCTCCGGAAACGAACCTCGACCGGCTCTTTCAGCCGGACGCAAGGTAA
- a CDS encoding SDR family oxidoreductase: protein MTGTIFITGATSGFGQATARRFIAEGWKVVGTGRRAERLSALSEELGANFYGAVFDITDEDAMQKAVASLPADFRDIDVLVNNAGLALGTSPAPQVPLKDWHTMVNTNITGLLNITHHLLPTLIERRGMVVNLASVAATYPYLGGNVYGGTKAFLRQFSLGLRSDLHGKGVRVTSIEPGMCETEFTLVRTGGNQEASDNLYKGVNPITADDIANTIHWVASQPKHININSLELMPVNQSFAGFQVYRES, encoded by the coding sequence ATGACCGGAACCATTTTCATCACGGGCGCGACATCGGGCTTCGGACAGGCCACAGCGCGGCGCTTCATCGCAGAAGGCTGGAAAGTTGTCGGCACCGGTCGTCGAGCAGAACGGCTCTCGGCACTGTCGGAAGAACTCGGTGCCAATTTTTACGGTGCAGTCTTCGACATTACCGATGAAGATGCCATGCAGAAAGCAGTTGCCAGCTTGCCGGCAGATTTCCGCGACATCGATGTCCTCGTTAACAATGCCGGCCTGGCACTCGGCACTTCACCGGCACCCCAGGTGCCGCTGAAAGACTGGCACACCATGGTGAACACCAACATCACCGGCCTTTTGAACATTACCCATCATCTGCTGCCGACGCTGATCGAGCGCCGGGGAATGGTGGTCAATCTTGCCTCCGTCGCCGCGACATATCCCTACCTTGGCGGCAACGTCTATGGCGGGACCAAAGCATTCCTGCGGCAGTTTTCCCTGGGGTTGCGTTCCGATCTGCACGGTAAGGGTGTCCGCGTGACGTCAATCGAACCGGGCATGTGTGAAACCGAGTTCACGCTTGTGCGTACCGGTGGCAATCAGGAAGCGTCGGACAATCTCTACAAGGGTGTCAATCCGATCACGGCGGACGATATCGCCAATACGATCCACTGGGTTGCCTCGCAGCCCAAGCACATCAATATCAACAGCCTCGAATTGATGCCGGTCAATCAATCTTTTGCCGGTTTTCAAGTCTATCGCGAGAGCTGA
- a CDS encoding nucleoside 2-deoxyribosyltransferase yields MTKKIYLAGPEVFLPNAREMLDLKAALAREAGFIPLSPGDLQIPPADTKIQHGCNINDVDEQMMLEADAVIANLTPFRGIAADTGTSYELGFMCALGKPVFAYTNVADSHFSRITAYYGGVASQDETGRFRGPDGFSIENFDMADNLMLHGGILRRGGVVIVGQAPEDELYTDVEAFKRCLAVAAEKLLHSPDTDRKNVAETLA; encoded by the coding sequence ATGACAAAAAAAATCTATCTTGCTGGGCCTGAAGTCTTTCTGCCGAATGCCCGTGAAATGCTCGACCTCAAAGCCGCGCTCGCGCGGGAAGCAGGTTTTATCCCACTTTCGCCGGGGGATCTGCAGATTCCGCCTGCCGATACGAAAATCCAGCATGGCTGCAACATCAACGATGTCGACGAGCAGATGATGCTTGAGGCCGATGCCGTTATCGCCAACCTGACCCCGTTTCGAGGCATCGCCGCCGATACCGGAACCAGCTACGAACTTGGCTTTATGTGCGCTCTCGGAAAGCCGGTCTTCGCCTACACGAATGTCGCTGACAGTCACTTCAGCCGCATCACGGCTTATTACGGCGGCGTTGCGAGCCAGGACGAAACCGGCCGCTTTCGTGGACCGGACGGGTTTTCGATCGAGAATTTCGATATGGCGGACAACCTCATGTTGCATGGCGGCATCTTGAGACGTGGCGGCGTGGTGATTGTGGGTCAGGCACCGGAAGATGAATTGTATACGGACGTGGAAGCCTTCAAGCGCTGTCTTGCAGTCGCGGCGGAAAAGCTTCTTCATTCCCCCGATACTGACAGAAAGAATGTAGCGGAGACACTTGCATGA
- a CDS encoding ribonuclease D, which produces MPAPIRYHEGDISEADAARYIGAIAVDTETLGLVPRRDRLCVVQLSPGDGTADIIRIAAGQTEAPNLVAMLADPSRQKIFHYGRFDIAVLFHSFGVTTESVFCTKIASRLARTYTDRHGLKDNLKEMLEVDISKAQQSSDWAAERLSPAQLEYAASDVLYLHALRDKLTQRLVRDGRIEHATACFAFLPTRAKLDLLGWEDTDIFAHS; this is translated from the coding sequence ATGCCTGCGCCCATCCGTTATCACGAAGGCGATATTTCAGAAGCGGATGCCGCCCGTTACATCGGCGCAATCGCTGTTGATACGGAAACACTTGGGCTCGTACCGCGCCGCGATCGTCTTTGTGTCGTGCAGCTCTCGCCCGGAGACGGCACGGCGGATATCATCCGTATCGCGGCTGGACAGACGGAAGCTCCCAACCTCGTCGCCATGCTTGCCGATCCATCTCGGCAGAAGATCTTCCATTATGGCCGCTTCGATATTGCCGTGCTTTTCCATAGCTTTGGCGTTACCACCGAGTCGGTCTTCTGCACGAAGATCGCGTCCCGCCTTGCTCGTACCTATACCGATCGGCATGGTCTGAAAGACAATTTGAAAGAGATGCTCGAAGTCGACATCTCCAAGGCACAACAATCATCGGACTGGGCAGCAGAAAGGCTTTCTCCCGCGCAGCTTGAATACGCCGCTTCGGACGTGCTCTATCTGCACGCGTTGCGTGACAAGCTTACACAACGCCTTGTGCGTGATGGCCGCATCGAGCACGCAACGGCCTGCTTCGCGTTTTTGCCGACCCGCGCCAAACTCGACCTTCTCGGATGGGAAGACACCGACATTTTCGCCCACAGTTGA